CTTGGTTCCCGGCGAGGTTGACTTGCAGGTATGCGGCCTTGCCGTCGTTGCTCTGCGAGCCCGCCGCCAACAACGGATCTCCCCACAAGTCTTGGACACCGACCACGTGTTGTTTGTCCGCGCGCAGTTTGCGAACCAGGACGTCGTAGTATTTGTGGGCATCGTCGCGGAGGGGCTTGTCGCCCTCGAGCAAGATCAGCGCCACGCTGTCGGTATCTCCCTCGTTGAAAACGTGACCGATGCGTTTGAGGGCCACCAACGACGGTGCGTCCGTAGGGCTTAGCGCCACCGATCGCTCTTGTCCGACGACCTCCAGCGGGGGAACGAACACTGTGAGGATGACGACGACTGCCAGCCAGAACAGGATGATCGGCACTGCAAGGGCGTGAATCGTCCTGGCGATTAAGGACCTTTCGGCGTGGATGGAGTCGGTCGACTCGGAAAGCATTGCGCTCATGCGGAACCCGGCTTCGGCGTGGTGGTCCACCGAAGTCGGCCCCCGCCACTGTCGTTATCGCCTTGGACCACAGGTGCGCGGAGAAGCGCGTGAACCGAAAGGGGGAATGCGTCGAGCTCGGTGACCGATTCCACGCCCAGGGCAATGGTCGGCCGATCCCCGAGGTACTCCGCGTAGGAACGCGCCCCCAATCTCATACCCAAGCTGAACCACCCATCTACCACCGACCACCTTCGTAGATTGCTTTTTGCCCAAGCGCTTTGATCCAGGCGATGTTTCCACTCGATAGGGTCGAGTTCGTCGAAACCGTACTCGCCGAGAAAGTCTGCGTAGGTCATTGCCTCGCCGCGCGTCACTGTGATGCCGCGTCCCAAGCTTGCTGACCCACCTCGCTCGGTGAGCATGCCCAAGAGGGCACGTCCTACGGCTTGGGCTGTGGTGACCTCTTCGGTCAATGCCACTGCAGGATAAGCCCGTAACGCGGTACAGCCGTCAACGACCGAAATCAGGACGTCGGCGGAGTCGTGCAATTGATGGCCGTCACCAAGTACGCGCGGCAAGCGGACGATCGTGAAATCGAGTTCTCGCGATGACGCGGCCAGTGCCAGCTCCGCAAGTGATTTCGACGCCGCATACGGGTAGGGCGCCTGACGGGGGTCGGCAACTTCGGGCCCGGCGGCCTGCCCGTTGACGACGAACGTGGACAGATGCACCAGTCGAGTCCCGTGACGCGCGCACACTTCGGCCAGGGCGGAGACAATTTCCACATTCGCCGGCCGAAGTTCGCGGTAGGGCACCAGCACGTTGGTGTTGCCGACGCAGTTGATGACGGTTCCGGCGTCAGTCCCGCGTATCAGGGCCTCTAGTATTGCTGTGTCAAACTCAGCAGGGAGCAGGTCGATCCGCACCCTATCGACGTTCCGCAGTGTTGTCCATGGATCATGATCGGGGAGAGTGGATCTCGTCGCAAGAACCACTTCCGGAAGCGCCACTCCCGACAGCCTTCGATCGAGGACTGCGCGGGCGAATCCGGTGCCGAGAATTCCGGACGCGCCCAGCACGACGATTGCCCGTCCGTCGCTTTGGCTCGGGCACGATGCGGCGCTCGCCGTCACCGGTTGCCGTTGCCCCCACAGCTCGGCGAGATCGCGTTCGATCTCGGCAGCGGTAGTGGCGTCCATCCACGAATCGGTTGTCGGTACCGTGTCGCCGAAGTCGGTGACCAGGTTGACCGCGTTGTCGGCGCTGATGAGATCCAGAACCGAAATCTGGCGATTCAGATAGCTGCGAGTGTCGGGCAGAATTCGAATGAGATCCAACGAGCCGATACCTTCGCTCAGCAGCGATGCGGAAGGTGCTACCACCCGCCCGAGATGCACGCTCCAGAGCTCGGCCAAGTCGGCTGCTCGCTGACCGGTCTCGGCGTCGCCGGGCAGCGCGGCCACCACCTGCGGCATCGCTCGTAGACTGTCGCTGTCGACTTTCCCGTTGATTTTGCGCGGGATGCTCGGCACCGCGAGGACGAAAAACGATGCCACCCCGAGGCTTACGAGGATGAGCCTGATACGTGTCGCCGTTGCCGCATCCTCCTGGGCCTCGCGGGCCCGGTGCGATTCGAACCACACCCCGAGCCGACCGCTGTGCAGTTCGACGGCGACATCGGCCACCGCGGGATCCTCGAGGACTCGTTTCGTCACCTCGGCGGTGTCGATCCGCTTGCCGGAGATCTTGACGACGGCGTCTCTACGGCCCGCGAAGACGGGGAAGCCGTCGTCGTCGATGGTGACCCGGTCGGCAGTGGCGAACGCGCGGTGGCGCGAACCGTCGCTGGTGGTCACGGTGCCGAATCCGGGGCCGTCGATACCCAGATACCCCGCCGATACCAGATCTCCGACGATGACCAGTTCACCGAAAGCAATGAACACCGTGCCCGGGGCGATCGGTCGGCCCAGCCTCAGACGATCGGCGGGCGCAGCCGCCGTCCCGTCACCGACGAGCGGCAGATAGGCGACGACGACCGTGCTCTCCGTCGGACCATAGGTCGACACAAGCGATATCCGTTGTAGGTCATCGGAATCGACCCACTTGTCGACCGCGGCGGGCCGAATGGCCTCCCCGCCGATGACGATCTGGCGCAGGCGCGAACGGCGCATCGTGTCGAGCGCGTCGTCGTCCTCGCACAGGAGATGCCAGATCGCAGTGGGCAGGTCGATCAGTGTTGCTTCGGTGGTGAGGAGGTCGCTTGTGAGGGCGGTGAAGTCTCCGGCCCGCATGGCCGGGGATCGGATGAGCTCCGCTCCGGCGCTTGCCGCGCCGAAGATCTCCTCGACACTGATGTCCGAAGTCAGTGGCGCGCATTGCAGGATGGTGTCGTCCGGTCCCCATCCGTAGGTTCGTCTGGCCGCATCGCAGAAAAGCGCGAGCGAACTGTGGGAGATGTGTACGAGCTTGGGCTGCCCCGTCGACCCTGAGGTCGGCATGATGTACGCGGTCTTGGTGCCCAGACCTTCATCCCGGGCAACTTGTTCCATGCGCGCGTCGACGATCGTGCGTAGTTCGTCGTCCGCCGGCGCCAGTCGGACAGCGCCGATGTCGACCACATGCGCCGAGATTCCACTTCCGTGCTCGGCAATTTCGCTCGCGCGCAAGGGCACATCGTCGGCAAGGTCGCAGGAGCTGTAGCCGCATCCGGCAAGGTGACAGGCGACCAGCAGGTCGATGGTCTTCTCGGTCTCGTCGTCGGCGAACACCAGGACGTCACCGGGTGCGCTGCCGTGCTGGACCAACCAGGCAACCCACGGATAGACGTAACGACGCCCTTCGAGGAAACGCCCGACGCCTCTTGCGGACGGTAGAAACCACGCGCGAGCCGCTTCCCGCGTCTCGATTGCTCCGCTGCCCGGGCGGCGGGCGCCGTCGGGACCGATGCCGAACCACTCGTCGACGGTCATGGCGATCGGCTGATGCCACAGCACCGTCATCGATTCCAGCGCCGCCGCAATCCGCTTCGCGACGCCGGGATGCGTCCGCTGCGGCGGCAAGTCCGCCCTGTTCCAGATCGCCACGTTCAGAGTGCGCTCGTCTTCGTCCAGAACCGACGCCACCGTCATGCCTTCGACCGGGCCGATATCGGTGGCAATCGGTGCCTCCGCCAAGAAGGGGCGCAGGGTGCGCGCGCATGACTCGCGGATCAAATTGAGCGTCAACGCCTCGACGTGGGCGGTGTGGTTGATCGCCAAGTACATTCGGCGGTAATGCTCCTCGCGAAACCACCGGCGTCTGACCGCTTTGACGTATCCGCGGTCGAGCGTTCGGACGACATCCTCCACCGAGGCGAATGGCGGAAACCGGATCGAGTGCGCAACCGAATTGACCAGACATGTCGCGACATTCAGATCAGGGTCGCCAAAGCGGTTGTCCACCGCGTGAACCAGTAGACTTTCGGTGCTTTGTCGAAGGCTCGCGTCCACTGCTACCGCGGCCGCGGCCACCAGCACGTTGAGCGGGATCTGCTTCGTGTCTGACAGCGCGAGGATCGCATCGTAGGCCACGCCGGATACCTGCACGGACTCGCAGAGCACCCCCTTGGCGGCGCTCCCGATCGTGTTGTCCGAGACAAGACCGTGCCCGCCGTGCCGCGCCTCGTCGGTGAGCTCGCGCTGCACGACATCGGAGAGGCGCCGCAACGATTCGTCGACCCGGGTTGTCTCGCAAAGATTCGCGTCTTTGATCTTGGCCAGCCCCCGCGCCACACACGGAGTTTCAGCAGAACCACCGATGGTGAGGTTTCGAGCCAGATCGGCCTCGATAATGGCCGTTCCGCCACCGTCAATCAGGATGTGGTGGGTGCATACGTCGAGTCTGGAC
This window of the Mycobacterium sp. 050128 genome carries:
- a CDS encoding AMP-binding protein, with product MTVPDDAPVDRVPLSRSQQNLYNGVIHDNDPGLYLIRKSYRFHPLELPKFLTALETTILENPVQLCVLEAPPPGVDYPDLVARLRPSDIVHVGPDSQGQSDDCVDELMRLWSSGIFTKPLVAYAVRTDRAGCVSRLDVCTHHILIDGGGTAIIEADLARNLTIGGSAETPCVARGLAKIKDANLCETTRVDESLRRLSDVVQRELTDEARHGGHGLVSDNTIGSAAKGVLCESVQVSGVAYDAILALSDTKQIPLNVLVAAAAVAVDASLRQSTESLLVHAVDNRFGDPDLNVATCLVNSVAHSIRFPPFASVEDVVRTLDRGYVKAVRRRWFREEHYRRMYLAINHTAHVEALTLNLIRESCARTLRPFLAEAPIATDIGPVEGMTVASVLDEDERTLNVAIWNRADLPPQRTHPGVAKRIAAALESMTVLWHQPIAMTVDEWFGIGPDGARRPGSGAIETREAARAWFLPSARGVGRFLEGRRYVYPWVAWLVQHGSAPGDVLVFADDETEKTIDLLVACHLAGCGYSSCDLADDVPLRASEIAEHGSGISAHVVDIGAVRLAPADDELRTIVDARMEQVARDEGLGTKTAYIMPTSGSTGQPKLVHISHSSLALFCDAARRTYGWGPDDTILQCAPLTSDISVEEIFGAASAGAELIRSPAMRAGDFTALTSDLLTTEATLIDLPTAIWHLLCEDDDALDTMRRSRLRQIVIGGEAIRPAAVDKWVDSDDLQRISLVSTYGPTESTVVVAYLPLVGDGTAAAPADRLRLGRPIAPGTVFIAFGELVIVGDLVSAGYLGIDGPGFGTVTTSDGSRHRAFATADRVTIDDDGFPVFAGRRDAVVKISGKRIDTAEVTKRVLEDPAVADVAVELHSGRLGVWFESHRAREAQEDAATATRIRLILVSLGVASFFVLAVPSIPRKINGKVDSDSLRAMPQVVAALPGDAETGQRAADLAELWSVHLGRVVAPSASLLSEGIGSLDLIRILPDTRSYLNRQISVLDLISADNAVNLVTDFGDTVPTTDSWMDATTAAEIERDLAELWGQRQPVTASAASCPSQSDGRAIVVLGASGILGTGFARAVLDRRLSGVALPEVVLATRSTLPDHDPWTTLRNVDRVRIDLLPAEFDTAILEALIRGTDAGTVINCVGNTNVLVPYRELRPANVEIVSALAEVCARHGTRLVHLSTFVVNGQAAGPEVADPRQAPYPYAASKSLAELALAASSRELDFTIVRLPRVLGDGHQLHDSADVLISVVDGCTALRAYPAVALTEEVTTAQAVGRALLGMLTERGGSASLGRGITVTRGEAMTYADFLGEYGFDELDPIEWKHRLDQSAWAKSNLRRWSVVDGWFSLGMRLGARSYAEYLGDRPTIALGVESVTELDAFPLSVHALLRAPVVQGDNDSGGGRLRWTTTPKPGSA